A stretch of Bacteroidota bacterium DNA encodes these proteins:
- a CDS encoding sulfotransferase — MTQPAQHTNTAVLPELSGEVAARAPVFILGMMPRSGTNFLHRLICQHPDCGAINTTPVREDYLVHHSKWLGRYMSRLQWQWGNWGADAAFVSPLAISVGEGLTNFLASLSDAQRIVTKTPSVENLDVFFTYFAQAHLLLIVRDGRSIVASGMSGFGWNFETATRKWQQTARTILTFREKHAAHADRFKLVHYETLNTNTVEELGSILEFLNLDAAMYNFDAALDTPVYGSSFMKAQGDTVSWKPQEKKKDFDTNQRWKTWSAFKHARFNWLAGKELEALGYAPEGRLKPGFFGCLLHKTLDVGYVLRRLPGRALRAVREGARAFVDSMNGKGRGKVNLKK; from the coding sequence ATGACCCAACCTGCGCAACATACCAATACAGCTGTCCTGCCTGAATTATCAGGCGAAGTTGCTGCACGCGCACCTGTGTTTATTCTTGGTATGATGCCGCGCAGCGGGACCAATTTTTTGCACCGCCTGATTTGCCAGCATCCGGATTGCGGTGCCATCAACACAACACCGGTTCGCGAAGACTACCTGGTGCATCACAGCAAGTGGCTGGGGCGGTATATGAGCCGGCTTCAATGGCAATGGGGCAATTGGGGGGCAGATGCCGCCTTTGTGTCGCCCCTTGCCATATCTGTTGGCGAAGGGTTGACCAACTTTTTGGCGTCACTTTCTGATGCGCAACGTATCGTTACCAAAACCCCGAGTGTAGAAAACCTCGACGTTTTCTTTACCTACTTCGCCCAGGCGCATTTGCTGCTTATTGTACGCGACGGGCGCTCGATTGTCGCTTCCGGTATGTCGGGTTTTGGGTGGAATTTTGAAACAGCAACCCGAAAATGGCAGCAGACGGCCCGCACCATCCTGACCTTTCGCGAAAAGCACGCAGCGCACGCTGACAGATTCAAGCTGGTGCATTATGAAACGCTGAATACCAATACGGTAGAGGAGTTGGGCAGTATCCTCGAATTTCTAAATCTGGATGCTGCAATGTACAACTTTGATGCAGCATTGGATACGCCTGTTTATGGTTCTTCGTTTATGAAAGCGCAGGGGGATACGGTTTCCTGGAAGCCGCAGGAGAAGAAAAAAGACTTTGATACAAACCAGCGTTGGAAGACGTGGAGTGCGTTCAAGCACGCCCGCTTCAACTGGCTTGCCGGCAAAGAACTGGAAGCACTGGGGTATGCACCTGAAGGCCGGCTTAAGCCCGGTTTCTTCGGCTGCCTGCTGCATAAGACGCTCGATGTAGGCTATGTGCTCCGCCGGTTGCCTGGCCGGGCCCTGCGGGCGGTTCGCGAAGGGGCACGGGCTTTTGTAGACAGTATGAACGGCAAAGGCCGTGGCAAAGTAAACCTCAAAAAATAG